In Acidaminococcus fermentans DSM 20731, one genomic interval encodes:
- the trpB gene encoding tryptophan synthase subunit beta — protein sequence MSKGRFGRHGGQYVSETLMNAVLQLEEAYNRFKDDPEFLQELRTLYHDYANRPSLLYYAEKMTKDLGGAKIYLKREDLNHTGAHKINNALGQCLLAKKMGKKRVIAETGAGQHGVATATVAALMGLECEVYMGREDTIRQALNVYRMELLGAKVVPVTTGTGTLKDAVSEAMRDWCTNVEDTFYVLGSCMGPHPYPTIVRDFQKVIGEEVKAQILEKEGRLPDVVMACVGGGSNAIGLFYDFIPDRDVQLIGVEAAGRGVNTAETAATIARGKPGIFHGMESYFLQDEDGQIAPVYSISAGLDYPGIGPEHANLYDTGRAQYVPITDDESVEAFEYLSRTEGIIPAIESAHAVAYAMKLAPTLPKDKIIVVNLSGRGDKDVAAIARYKGVDLHD from the coding sequence ATGAGCAAAGGAAGATTTGGCAGACACGGCGGCCAGTATGTATCGGAAACCCTGATGAACGCAGTGCTGCAGCTGGAAGAAGCCTACAACCGTTTCAAGGATGATCCGGAATTTCTCCAGGAACTCCGGACCCTGTACCATGACTATGCCAACCGGCCCAGCCTGCTGTACTATGCGGAAAAAATGACCAAAGACCTGGGAGGCGCCAAGATCTACCTGAAACGGGAAGATCTGAACCATACCGGAGCCCACAAGATCAACAATGCCCTGGGCCAGTGCCTGCTGGCCAAAAAGATGGGGAAGAAACGGGTCATCGCCGAAACCGGCGCCGGCCAGCACGGGGTGGCCACGGCTACGGTGGCGGCTCTGATGGGGCTGGAATGTGAAGTGTACATGGGCAGGGAAGACACCATCCGCCAGGCCCTGAACGTGTACCGGATGGAACTCCTGGGAGCCAAAGTGGTCCCTGTGACCACCGGCACCGGTACCCTGAAGGACGCAGTCAGCGAGGCCATGCGGGATTGGTGCACCAATGTGGAAGACACCTTCTATGTGCTGGGATCCTGCATGGGGCCTCACCCCTATCCCACCATCGTCCGTGACTTCCAGAAAGTCATCGGGGAAGAAGTGAAGGCCCAGATTCTGGAAAAGGAAGGCCGGCTGCCCGATGTGGTCATGGCCTGCGTAGGGGGCGGCAGCAATGCCATCGGCCTGTTCTATGATTTCATCCCGGACAGGGATGTCCAGCTGATCGGAGTGGAAGCGGCCGGCCGGGGCGTGAATACGGCGGAAACCGCCGCCACCATCGCCCGGGGGAAACCGGGGATCTTCCACGGGATGGAATCCTATTTCCTCCAGGATGAAGACGGGCAGATCGCTCCGGTGTATTCCATTTCCGCCGGACTGGATTACCCGGGCATCGGGCCGGAACACGCCAATCTGTACGATACCGGCCGGGCCCAGTATGTGCCCATAACCGATGATGAATCCGTAGAGGCTTTTGAATATCTGTCCCGGACGGAAGGAATCATTCCCGCCATTGAAAGTGCCCATGCCGTGGCCTATGCCATGAAACTGGCACCCACCCTGCCCAAGGACAAGATCATTGTGGTGAATCTGTCCGGCCGGGGGGACAAGGACGTGGCTGCCATTGCCAGATACAAGGGGGTTGACCTGCATGACTAG
- the trpA gene encoding tryptophan synthase subunit alpha, protein MTRITDAFKKQGKLFIPFITAGDPDLATTEKLIYAMEEAGAGLIEIGIPFSDPTAEGPVILEADTRALAAGTKIKDIFAMLARVREKTRIPMVFLTYANPIFTYGRDKFFQQCRDVEIDGVIVPDVPFEEKATIAPEAEKYGVEIISMIAPTSHQRIQMIAKEAQGYIYLVSSLGVTGVRKEITTNLKEIVEKIREVSDKPIAVGFGISTPEQAREMAAISDGAIVGSAIVKLCAQYGKDCVEPVKQYVKKMAEAVDEAK, encoded by the coding sequence ATGACTAGGATTACTGATGCATTCAAGAAACAGGGGAAGCTGTTCATTCCCTTCATTACCGCCGGGGATCCGGACCTGGCCACTACGGAAAAACTGATCTATGCCATGGAAGAAGCGGGGGCCGGCCTCATTGAAATCGGCATCCCTTTTTCTGATCCCACTGCGGAAGGACCGGTGATCCTGGAAGCGGATACCCGGGCCCTGGCTGCCGGGACCAAAATCAAGGACATCTTTGCCATGCTGGCCCGGGTCCGGGAAAAGACCCGGATCCCCATGGTGTTCCTGACCTATGCGAACCCCATCTTCACCTACGGCCGGGACAAGTTCTTCCAGCAGTGCCGGGATGTGGAGATCGACGGGGTCATCGTTCCCGATGTACCTTTTGAAGAAAAGGCCACCATCGCTCCGGAAGCGGAAAAATACGGGGTGGAGATCATCTCCATGATCGCCCCCACCTCCCATCAGCGGATCCAGATGATTGCCAAAGAAGCCCAGGGGTACATCTACCTGGTTTCCTCTTTGGGAGTCACCGGGGTGCGGAAAGAGATTACCACCAACCTGAAGGAAATCGTGGAGAAGATCCGGGAAGTGTCCGACAAACCCATTGCCGTGGGCTTCGGGATCTCCACCCCGGAACAGGCCAGGGAAATGGCGGCAATCAGCGACGGAGCCATCGTGGGCAGCGCCATCGTGAAACTCTGTGCCCAGTACGGCAAAGACTGCGTGGAGCCGGTGAAGCAGTACGTAAAGAAAATGGCGGAGGCCGTGGACGAGGCGAAGTGA